Genomic window (Cystobacter fuscus DSM 2262):
TTCGCCACCTGCCTCTGAGCCATCGCTCATGGCCAGCAGAAGTCGCGGCGACACAGCGGGTATGAATGAAGGAGTGAAGCGTCCCCTCTCCACGCTTCGGGCAGGAAGAAACTGAGTGCCGGAGGTCGTGGCACAACCGACGAGCATCCACGCGAGAAGGAGGGCCGCCCAAACGCACGCGGCCCGAAGCCTGGACAGACTCCTGATGCAAACACCCACGAACACCTCCCACTTCACCGCCGGGCAGGCGTGAAGTCGGGAAGCAGTAGAATCCGAGAGACGACAGGGCACGCCAGAGGATTGCCAGGAGGCAACCAGCTCCCCAAGTGCCGATCGGGTTCCCGCGGAACTCCTCTGCACTCACGGCCGGGCCGGTTTGACGCGGGGCGTGCCCTCCTCGTGTCCCTCGCGGCTGCGTGGGTGCTCGTCACGCGAGTCCCGGACCACGCTCACGCCCCCCGAGTCCCGCAGCACCGTGCGCCACGAGCCCTGGGGCGCGAGTACATCCGCCTCGCTCGGCCCCCAGGTGCCCGGCTCGTACTCGTACACCCGGCTGCCATCGTCGAGGATCGGGTCCACCACCCGCCACGCCTCCTCCACGCTCTCCTGTCGCGCGAAGAGCGACACGTCCCCGCGCATCGCATCCCCCAGCAGCCGCTCGTAGGGCTTCACCACCACCTCGGGCAGCTCGCTCGCCACCAGGTCCACGTCCTCGCCCTCCATCGTGCTGCCCGGCTTCTTCGCCCTCGCCCCGAGCGAGATGCGCACGTCGGGGCCCAGCCGGAAGCGCACGAAGTTGGGCGAGGCCTGCGTCGGCTCCTCGAAGATGGGCCGCGGCGGGTGGTTGAGCTCGACGAAGACCTCGGTCGCATCGGTGGGCAGGCACTTGCCGGCGCGGATGTAGAAGGGCACGTCCGCCCATCTCCACGAGTCGATGAACAGCCGCACCGCAGCGAACGTCTCCACCTCGGACGTGGGCGACACCCCGGGCACCTGCCGGTAGCCGCGGAACTGCCCGCGCACCACGCTGTCCGGCGTGAGCGAGCGCATCGCCTTGAAGACCCGCGCCTTCTCGTCGCGCAGCGCCTCCGCGGACGAGCAGAAGGGCGCATCCATGGCGAGCAGCGCGACAATCTGGAGCAGGTGGTTCTGCAACACGTCGCGGATGGCGCCCACCTCGTCATAGAAGGCGCCGCGGCCCTTGATGCCGAAGCTCTCCGCGAGCGTCACCTGCACGCTGCGCACGTGCTGCCGGTTCCAGATGGGCTCCAGGAAGACGTTGGCGAAGCGGAAGAACAGCAGGTTCTGCACCGGCTCCTTCCCGAGGAAGTGATCGATGCGGAAGATGGCGGACTCGGGCAGGTACTGGTGCAGCGTCGCGTTGAGCTCGCGCGCCGAGGCCAGGTCGCGTCCGAAGGGCTTCTCCACCACCACGCGCGCCTCTTGCAGGCAGCTCGACTTCGACAGCCCCTCCACCACCGTGCCGAACAGGCTCGGGGGAATGGCCAGGTAGTGCAGCGGACGCTGGGCCTTGCCGAGCGCCTCGCGCACCAGGGCGAAGGTCTTCGGGTCCCGATAGTCCCCATCCACGTAGCGCAGGAGCTGACACAGGCGCTCGAGCGAGGCCGGGTCATCCTGGCCATGCGCCTTTATGCTCTCGTGGGCGCGCTGCCTCAGCCGCTCCAGGTTCCAGTCCGCCTTGGCCACGCCGATGATGGGCACGGACAGGTGCTCGCGCGCCACCAGCGCCTGGAGCGCGGGGAAGATCTGTTTGAAAGCGAGGTCTCCGGTGGCGCCGAAGAACACGAGGGCATCGGACACGGGCTGAGCGGTCATGACTCACTCGCCTCCTTTCTTCTCCAGGTGGCCGCCGAAGGCGAAGCGCATGGCGGACTGGATCTTGTTGGCGAAGTCCCCCTCGCCCTGGCTGGTGAAGCGCGAGTAGAGGGCGCTGGCGAGCACCGGCGTGGGCACGCCCTCGTCGATGGCGGCCTGCTGCGTCCACCGCCCCTCCCCCGAGTCGGACACGCGGCCGGAGAAGTCACTCAACTCGGGATTCTTGCCCAGCGCATGGGCCGTCAGGTCGAGCAGCCACGAGCCGATGACGCTGCCGCGCCGCCACACCTCGACCACGTCGGGCAGGTGGAAGTCGTACTGGTAGGCGCTCGGCTCGCGCAGGGGAGCGGTCTCCGCGTCGGCCTTGGGGGGATGGCGGCCCGCGTTGGCGTGGTGGAGCACGGCGAGCCCCTCGGCGTAGGCGGCCATGAGGCCGTACTCGATGCCGTTGTGCACCATCTTCACGAAGTGGCCCGCGCCATTGGGGCCACAGTGCAGCCAGCCCTGCTCCGCGGGAGACGGAGGGCCCTCGCGGCCCGGCGTCCGGGGCGCGGCGGCGACTCCCGGGGCCAGCGCGGAGAAGACGGGCTGCAACCGGTGCACGGGCCCCGGCTCGCCGCCAATCATCAGGCAGTATCCCCGCTCCTGGCCCCACACCCCGCCGCTCACGCCCACGTCCACGTAGTGCAGGCCCCTGGCCCGCAGCTCCGCCGCCCGGCGCAGGTCATCCCGGTAATGGGAATTGCCGCCCTCGATGATCGTGTCTCCGGGCTCGAGCAGGGCCGCCAGGTCGCGCAGCGTGTCGTCCACCACGCCCGAGGGCAGCATCAGCCACACCGTGCGCGGCGCGGGGAGCTGGCGCACCAGGTCCGTCAGGGAGAAGGCCCCCACGGCGCCGTCGCGCTGGAGCCACTCCACATTCTCGCGGAGCACGTCGTGGACGACGCAGCGGTGTCCCGTCATGAGGAGCCGGCGCACCATCGAGGAGCCCATCCGGCCCAGCCCGATCATTCCCAATTCCATCCCTGTCTCCCCGCGTGCAGGCCGCCTGGACGCTCACCGTCTGACGGGTACCGTCCCTTCACACTGCGCACGCGGCGGCCTCCTGGCAGGACGCTCATCGGACCCGGGTCCAGGCAGCCAGGCGACGCGACGGGGTCCGCCGCGTTGCCAGGGGCCCGGCGGCACCCAAGCTTGAAGCCAATGTCTTGGCCCATCGAGGATTACGCCCTCATCGGAGATACGCAGACAGCGGCGCTGGTGGCCCGGGACGGCTCCATCGACTGGCTGTGTCTGCCGCGGTTCGACTCGGGCGCCTGCTTCGCGGCCCTGCTGGGGCATCCCGAGCATGGCCGTTGGAAGATCGCACCCGCGGGCCGAAGGGTGCCCCGGGTGCGGCGGCGCTACCGCGAGGACAGCCTCGTGCTGGAGACGGAATTCACCACGCCCGAGGGGGTGGTGCGGGTGGTGGACTGCATGCCGCCGCGCGACTGCACCCCGGACGTCGTCCGCGTGGTGGAGGGAGTACGGGGCCGGGTGCCCATGCACATGCAGCTCGTCATCCGCTTCGACTATGGCTCGGTGGTGCCCTGGGCGACGCGCGAGGCGGGCGAGTGGCGCGCGGTGGCGGGCCCGGACGCGCTCAGCCTCTACACGCCCGTGGCGGTGCACGGCCACCACCTCACCACGGTGGCGGACTTCACCGTCTCCGAGGGCCAGCGCATCCCCTTCGTCCTGCGCTGGCACCCCTCGCACGAGCCCGCGCCCCCGCCCCTGGATGGCCTGGAGGCGCTCGCGGACACCGAGGACTGGTGGAGGGAGTGGTTCAGCCACTGCACCTACCAGGGCGCCTGGAGCGAGGCGGTGCGCACGTCGCTGATGACGCTCAAGGCGCTCACCTACGCGCCCACGGGGGGAATCGTCGCGGCGGCCACCACGTCGCTGCCCGAGCGGCTCGGCGGCCAGCGCAACTGGGACTACCGCTTCTGCTGGCTGCGCGACGCCACCTTCACCCTGTATGCGCTGTCACTCGGGGGCTTCCGGAAGGAGGCCGAGGCGTGGCGCTCCTGGCTCATGCGCTCGGTGGCGGGCGATGCGTCCAAGCTGCAGATCATGTACGGCGTGGCCGGCGAGCGGCGCCTGCCGGAGCTGAGCCTGGACTGGCTGCCGGGCTATGGGCACTCGCGGCCGGTGCGCATCGGCAACGCCGCGGTCGATCAGCTCCAGTTGGATGTCTATGGCGAGGTGATGGACGCGCTCCACCAGGCGCACCGCATGGAGCTGAGGGATGACCCGCGCTCCTGGGACGTGGCGCTCGTGCTGATGGACTTCCTCGAGTCCGGCTGGAAGCAGCCCGACTCGGGCCTGTGGGAGGTGCGGGGGCAGCCCCAGCACTTCACCTACTCGAAGGTGATGGCCTGGGTGGCGTTCGATCGCGCGGTGAAGACGGTGGAGCGCTACGGCATGAATGGGCCGGCGGCGCACTGGCGCGAGGTGCGCGACGCCATCCACCGCGAGGTGTGCCAGCGCGCCTATGACTCGAAGCGAGGCACCTTCACGCAGGCCTACGGCTCGGACAACCTGGACGCGAGCCTGCTGCTGCTGCCCCTGGTGGGCTTCGTGTCCCCGAAGGATCCGCGCATGGTGGGCACCGTGCGCGCCATCGAGAACGAGCTCATGTACCAGGGGCTCGTGCGGCGCTACCACACCCATGCGACGGATGATGGACTGCCGCCCGGGGAAGGGCTCTTCCTCGCCTGTTCCTTCTGGCTCGCGGACAACTACGTGCTGCAGGGCCGCATGAAGGAGGCGGAGGCGCTCTTCGAGCGGCTGCTCGGGCTGCGCAACGACGTGGGGCTGTTGGCCGAGGAGTACGAGCCCTCGCTGCGGCGGCAGCTCGGCAACTTCCCCCAGGCCTTCTCGCACGTGGGGCTCATCAACACGGCGTTCAACCTCGAGCGCCACCACCGCAAGAGCCCCGCGATCCACCGGCGTGAGAATCACATCGGGGAGCCCGAGGCCCCGCCGCCCGCGCCGTGAGGGCTCAGAGCCGGAAGGGCACGGCGTGCACGGGGGGCCAGAGGACCCGGGGCTCGCCCTCCTCGGGGACGGTGGCGAAGGTGGCCCCCTCGAGCAGTTCCTCGCTCTCGAGCGCCTCGCGCAGGGTGCTCAGGGCGATGTCCACGTCCATGACGCGGAAGTAGATGTTCATGCGTCCGGGCTGGGACTCGGCGCCCTCGACCTCGCCGTTGCCCGTCCAGCCGAGCGTGTCGGAGATGACGGACTCGACGGTGTGGCGCTTCTCGAAGTCCTGACCGCTTCCCTTGCCCTGCAGGGCGTACTGGACGACGAGCGGCGCCATGGAGTCGATTTCGGGCTCGTCGTAGCCCGCGTCCACGAGCGGCTCGGCCTGCTGGGCGACGACCATGTCCGGGTCCTCGTTGGCGGGCAGGGGCAGCACCTTCTCCTCGCCCGTCTGTCCGACGATGCCCCAGTGCACGGTGACGGAATCCTCATTCACCCAGGCTTCCCAGTAGCGCAGGGTGTCGCCTTCCTTCTTGTAGAGCCTCAGCACGGGCGCACTCTACACGGCCGGCGCGGCCGGTGCGGCCCGGAGGGCACGGCGTTCCAGGAGGAAGCCCGCCACGTCCATCAAAAGGCGCGGCCCTGTCCACCATCGACGGGGAGGGTGGCGCCCGTCACCCAGCGTGCACCCGAGGAACACAGGAAGACGACCACGTCGGCCACCTCCTCGGGGGTGCCGAAGCGGCCCCAGGGCAGCTCCTCGCGCACCATCTTCTCCACCTTCTCCGGATTGGCCTGTCGGCGGCGGTCCCAACTGCCGCCGGGGAAGAGGATGGCGCCCGGGGCCACGCCGTTGACGCGGATGCGGTGGCGCGCCAGGTCCACGGCCATCTCCTTGGTGAGCGCGGTGACGGCCGCCTTGGCCGCGGTGTAGGGGGCGCTGGTGGCGTACTCGCGGCCGAAGATGGAGTTGATGTGCACGATGCAGCCGCCGCCCTGGGCCTTCATCCGGGCCACGGCGTGCTGGCTGCACCACACGGTCGCGAGCAGGTTGCTGTCGAGCACGGCCGTCCACTGCTCGGCCGTGGCCACGTCGAAGGAGCCCGCGCCCCCGCTGCCACCCACGTTGTTCACGAGGATGTCGAGCGAGCCGAACGCGCGCACGGCCGCGTCCACCGCCGCCTGGGCCCCGTCGGGGGTGGCCACGTCCCCCGCGACGGTGGCCACCTCGGCGCCGGAGGCACGCAACTCCGCCGCCACCGCCTCCAGCCCCGGGGCACCTCGGGCGCTCAGACAGACACGTACGCCCTCGCGTGCCAGGGACAGGGCGATGGCCCGTCCGATTCCCCGACTGCTGCCCGTGACGAGCGCGCTCTTGCCCTTGAGTTCCAGATCCATGGAGGCGCGTTCTACTCCGGCCCGGGCCCGGGGGAGGCGCTTTCACTTCTTGCGCGTGGCCTCGAGGATTTTGACGGGCGGGGTGAGCTGCTGACCCCGGGCGGGGGCCTGCTGGATGGCGCGCACCACGTCCATGCCCCGCACCACCCGGCCGAAGGCCCCGAACCCCTGCCCATCCGGGTTGCGCTTGCCGCCGAAATCCAGCTCGGGCTGATCGCCAATGCAGATGAAGAAGTCGGACACCGCCGAGTCGGGCGTGTCCCGGGCCATGGAGACCGTGCCGTCCTCGTGCCGCAGGCCGGTGACGCTCGTGCGCTCCAGGGCGATGGGAGCGCGCCGCTCGGCCTTTCGCGAGGGATCGGCTCCGCCCTGGATGACCTCGATCTTCACCGGGTTGTTCGGCTGATTGCCGGGCGTCACGGTGCGGTGGAACACCCCACCCTTGAACAGCCCCGCGTCCACGTAGCCGAGGAAGTTGCGCACCGAGATGGGCGCATGGGCCTCGTCGAGCTCCAGCTCGATCTCCCCCTTCTCCGTGCGCAGCACCACGTTCACCTTGCCCGCGGGAGCGGGAGGCGCCTTCTCCTTCTTCGGAGGGTCGGCGAGGGAAGCGGAGGCGAGCAGCACCAGGACGGCACAGCACGAGGACACAATCGACTTCATCGGCATCTCCAGGTCACGAGGGCGAACCTGGAGGGCAGTGAAGCGCGGCGGCCCCTCGAGAGGAAAGGGCCGCGCTCGACTCACGGCGCCTTGCCCGGCAGCGGCGCGACCACCGGCACCGGGGGAGCGTCGCCGGAAGGCTGCGAGTCCGGACCCGCGCCGCCGATGGCCCGCTGGGAGCCCTCGTCCTTGGGTTGCTGGAGGGGCACGCCCACGTATTGGACGTTGTCGTTGTTGTCGATGGCGAAGCGCACGAGCGCGCGCAGCACGCGGTTGCGCTTCACGTTGCCCACCACCTGCCGCAGGTCCTCGTACACGGTGGGGTCGGTGATGATGCCGCCCAGCGAGCCCTCGCCGCGAGCGACCATGGAGGTGATCTGCTTGATGTCGGCGGCGGCGCTGCCCAGGTCGGCGAGCATGCCGCCCGCGCTGCCGTACACGAGCTGGTGCACGGCGCCATCGGGGTTCTTCTTCGCGTCCTCGAGCAGCCCGGCGAGCTGGCCCGCGGCGGAGCCCAGCTCCTTGAGGGCGTTGGCGCCGTCCTGGCCATAGATGAGGGCGTGGGCGGTGCCGTTGCCGTGCTCCACCTCACCGAGCAGGGACTCGACGTGGGCCACGGCCTTGTCCATGCGCATGGCCGTTTGAGAGGCATTGGCCACGAGCGCGCGCACGTTGCGGCCGGTCTCCTCGTCATAGATGAGGGCGTGCAGGGTGCCATTGCCCTTCTCGATCTCCTCGAGCATCAGGCGCAGGCTGCGCACGCCGGCGGCCACGTCCTGGGCCATCTTGGGGTCGGCGTACGCGGTGACCGCCTTGCGCAGCTCGCCGCTCACGGCCACGGCGTCATCGAGCACCTTGCTCGCGCTGCGCATCATCGCGCTCACGTCCCCGCTGGTCTCGGAGGGAATCTCACCGCCCTCGGGCACCTCGGGCTGATCCAGGGAGCCGAGCGAGATGTCCACGGCCTTGTCCCCGAGCACGCCGAGGCTCGACAGGCGGGCGACGGAGTCGGCGCGCACGCGCTGGGCGTACTCGGTGCTCAGGCGCAGGCGCACCTCCATGCGCTTCTCGCCGGGCTTGGAGGGGAAGCCCACGGCCTCCACGCGGCCGACCTCCAGGCCGTTGAGCCACACGGGCGAGTGGCTGGAGAGCCCCTCCACGCTCGCGAAGTAGGCGCGGTAGCTGACCTGCTTCTCGAACAGGTGGGTCTTCTGGCCGATGAAGAAGACGACGATGCCCGCCAGCACGAAGGCCATCGCCACGAAAGCGCCCACCCGGAGGGCGAGCCGTTGATCCTTGGATGTCTGTGTGAAGATGCTCACGACGCCGCCCTCCCCAATTCCTGCCCCCGGGCGTCCAGGAAGGCCCGCACCTCGGGCACCTTGGAACGCCGGATTTCCTCCGTGGTGCCCACCTGGACGATGCGCCGGTTGGCCAGCATGGCGATCCGGTCGGACACCGAGAGGGCACTCACCATGTCATGCGTGACCACGATGGACGTGCACCCGAGCTGCTTCTGCATGGAGCGGATCATCTGATCGATCGTCTCCGTGGTGACGGGATCCAATCCCGTGGTGGGCTCGTCCCAGAGGATGACCTCCGGGTTGGTGGCGATGGCGCGCGCCAGGCCCACGCGCTTGCGCATGCCACCGGACAGGTCCGCGGGCCGCATGTTCTCGATGCCCGGCAGCCCCACGAGCGCGAGCTTCTCGGCCACGCGCTCGCGCACCTGGGCGGGCGTCATCTCCGGGAAGTGCTCGTGCAGCGGGTAGGCGATGTTCTCCCCCACGCTCAGCGAGTCGAACAGGGCCGCGCCCTGGAACACCATGGCCACGTGGCGGCGCAGGTGGATGAAGTCCTCCTCACCCCACTCGGTGAGATCCTGCCCCTGGAAGAAGATGCGGCCGGAGTCCTGGCGCAGCAACCCGATGAGGCACTTGAGCAGCACGCTCTTGCCGGTGCCCGAGCCGCCGATGACGGTGAGTGTCTCCCCCGCGTACACGGAGAGCATCACGTCGTCGTAGATGCGCTTGGGGCCGAAGGCCTTGCGCAGGTGCTCGAAGCGGATGAGTTCCTCGCCGGCTTGGGGCGGTTGGAAGCGCAGTCGGGGGGACGGGCGGGAGAACATGGTCAGGGGGAGCGCGTCAGAGGGAGAGCGTGAGCTTGGTGATGAAGAAGTCGGCCAGACACACGGTGACGGAGGTGATGGCGACGGTCTCGGTGGTGGCGCGGCCCACGCCCTCGGTGCCGTTCTGCACGGTGAGCCCCTTGAAGCAGCCGACGATGCCGATGATGCCGCCGAAGACGAAGCCCTTGAAGACGCCGGAGAGGAAGTCGCTCATGAGGATGACGTCGAGCGCGCCCTTGAAGAACAGGTTGAAGCCGATGCCGTATTGGGCGTTCACCACGAGGGCGCCGGCGAGCATGCCGATGACGTCGGCGAGGATGGTGAGCGCGGGGCCGAGCACGAAGCAGGCGAGCACGCGCGGCACCACGAGCTTGCGCAGGGGATCGGCGCCGAGCGCGCGGATGGCGTCCACCTGCTCGGTGACGGTCATGGAGCCCAGCTCCGCGGCGATGCCCGAGCCCACGCGCGCGCCCACGGTGAGGGCGATGAGCACGGGGGACAGCTCGCGGAAGAGCGTGAGCACGACGACGCGGCCCACGGTGTACTGCACGCCGAAGCGCGCGAGGAAGAAGCCGAACTGGAGCGAGATGACGAGTCCGGC
Coding sequences:
- the zwf gene encoding glucose-6-phosphate dehydrogenase, whose translation is MTAQPVSDALVFFGATGDLAFKQIFPALQALVAREHLSVPIIGVAKADWNLERLRQRAHESIKAHGQDDPASLERLCQLLRYVDGDYRDPKTFALVREALGKAQRPLHYLAIPPSLFGTVVEGLSKSSCLQEARVVVEKPFGRDLASARELNATLHQYLPESAIFRIDHFLGKEPVQNLLFFRFANVFLEPIWNRQHVRSVQVTLAESFGIKGRGAFYDEVGAIRDVLQNHLLQIVALLAMDAPFCSSAEALRDEKARVFKAMRSLTPDSVVRGQFRGYRQVPGVSPTSEVETFAAVRLFIDSWRWADVPFYIRAGKCLPTDATEVFVELNHPPRPIFEEPTQASPNFVRFRLGPDVRISLGARAKKPGSTMEGEDVDLVASELPEVVVKPYERLLGDAMRGDVSLFARQESVEEAWRVVDPILDDGSRVYEYEPGTWGPSEADVLAPQGSWRTVLRDSGGVSVVRDSRDEHPRSREGHEEGTPRVKPARP
- the gnd gene encoding phosphogluconate dehydrogenase (NAD(+)-dependent, decarboxylating), coding for MELGMIGLGRMGSSMVRRLLMTGHRCVVHDVLRENVEWLQRDGAVGAFSLTDLVRQLPAPRTVWLMLPSGVVDDTLRDLAALLEPGDTIIEGGNSHYRDDLRRAAELRARGLHYVDVGVSGGVWGQERGYCLMIGGEPGPVHRLQPVFSALAPGVAAAPRTPGREGPPSPAEQGWLHCGPNGAGHFVKMVHNGIEYGLMAAYAEGLAVLHHANAGRHPPKADAETAPLREPSAYQYDFHLPDVVEVWRRGSVIGSWLLDLTAHALGKNPELSDFSGRVSDSGEGRWTQQAAIDEGVPTPVLASALYSRFTSQGEGDFANKIQSAMRFAFGGHLEKKGGE
- a CDS encoding glycoside hydrolase family 15 protein, yielding MSWPIEDYALIGDTQTAALVARDGSIDWLCLPRFDSGACFAALLGHPEHGRWKIAPAGRRVPRVRRRYREDSLVLETEFTTPEGVVRVVDCMPPRDCTPDVVRVVEGVRGRVPMHMQLVIRFDYGSVVPWATREAGEWRAVAGPDALSLYTPVAVHGHHLTTVADFTVSEGQRIPFVLRWHPSHEPAPPPLDGLEALADTEDWWREWFSHCTYQGAWSEAVRTSLMTLKALTYAPTGGIVAAATTSLPERLGGQRNWDYRFCWLRDATFTLYALSLGGFRKEAEAWRSWLMRSVAGDASKLQIMYGVAGERRLPELSLDWLPGYGHSRPVRIGNAAVDQLQLDVYGEVMDALHQAHRMELRDDPRSWDVALVLMDFLESGWKQPDSGLWEVRGQPQHFTYSKVMAWVAFDRAVKTVERYGMNGPAAHWREVRDAIHREVCQRAYDSKRGTFTQAYGSDNLDASLLLLPLVGFVSPKDPRMVGTVRAIENELMYQGLVRRYHTHATDDGLPPGEGLFLACSFWLADNYVLQGRMKEAEALFERLLGLRNDVGLLAEEYEPSLRRQLGNFPQAFSHVGLINTAFNLERHHRKSPAIHRRENHIGEPEAPPPAP
- a CDS encoding SDR family NAD(P)-dependent oxidoreductase; this encodes MDLELKGKSALVTGSSRGIGRAIALSLAREGVRVCLSARGAPGLEAVAAELRASGAEVATVAGDVATPDGAQAAVDAAVRAFGSLDILVNNVGGSGGAGSFDVATAEQWTAVLDSNLLATVWCSQHAVARMKAQGGGCIVHINSIFGREYATSAPYTAAKAAVTALTKEMAVDLARHRIRVNGVAPGAILFPGGSWDRRRQANPEKVEKMVREELPWGRFGTPEEVADVVVFLCSSGARWVTGATLPVDGGQGRAF
- a CDS encoding peptidylprolyl isomerase produces the protein MKSIVSSCCAVLVLLASASLADPPKKEKAPPAPAGKVNVVLRTEKGEIELELDEAHAPISVRNFLGYVDAGLFKGGVFHRTVTPGNQPNNPVKIEVIQGGADPSRKAERRAPIALERTSVTGLRHEDGTVSMARDTPDSAVSDFFICIGDQPELDFGGKRNPDGQGFGAFGRVVRGMDVVRAIQQAPARGQQLTPPVKILEATRKK
- a CDS encoding MlaD family protein, translating into MSIFTQTSKDQRLALRVGAFVAMAFVLAGIVVFFIGQKTHLFEKQVSYRAYFASVEGLSSHSPVWLNGLEVGRVEAVGFPSKPGEKRMEVRLRLSTEYAQRVRADSVARLSSLGVLGDKAVDISLGSLDQPEVPEGGEIPSETSGDVSAMMRSASKVLDDAVAVSGELRKAVTAYADPKMAQDVAAGVRSLRLMLEEIEKGNGTLHALIYDEETGRNVRALVANASQTAMRMDKAVAHVESLLGEVEHGNGTAHALIYGQDGANALKELGSAAGQLAGLLEDAKKNPDGAVHQLVYGSAGGMLADLGSAAADIKQITSMVARGEGSLGGIITDPTVYEDLRQVVGNVKRNRVLRALVRFAIDNNDNVQYVGVPLQQPKDEGSQRAIGGAGPDSQPSGDAPPVPVVAPLPGKAP
- a CDS encoding ABC transporter ATP-binding protein; its protein translation is MFSRPSPRLRFQPPQAGEELIRFEHLRKAFGPKRIYDDVMLSVYAGETLTVIGGSGTGKSVLLKCLIGLLRQDSGRIFFQGQDLTEWGEEDFIHLRRHVAMVFQGAALFDSLSVGENIAYPLHEHFPEMTPAQVRERVAEKLALVGLPGIENMRPADLSGGMRKRVGLARAIATNPEVILWDEPTTGLDPVTTETIDQMIRSMQKQLGCTSIVVTHDMVSALSVSDRIAMLANRRIVQVGTTEEIRRSKVPEVRAFLDARGQELGRAAS
- a CDS encoding MlaE family ABC transporter permease — encoded protein: MSTDVDLAPAAPPTPATPGEDDSLRGRLLVRLERLGSLAVMTGQVFTRAFSPPFSPSAFIYQLEALGVRSLPIALLTATFAGLVISLQFGFFLARFGVQYTVGRVVVLTLFRELSPVLIALTVGARVGSGIAAELGSMTVTEQVDAIRALGADPLRKLVVPRVLACFVLGPALTILADVIGMLAGALVVNAQYGIGFNLFFKGALDVILMSDFLSGVFKGFVFGGIIGIVGCFKGLTVQNGTEGVGRATTETVAITSVTVCLADFFITKLTLSL